In Halarcobacter bivalviorum, a genomic segment contains:
- a CDS encoding response regulator transcription factor, whose protein sequence is MQKKDTKNIKLLYVEDDDIARENGVEYLENYFDEIYEASDALSALKIYEKQKPHIIITDIQMPKLNGLEFVKRIRQKDKQTQVIILSAFSTKEYLFEAIELQLVKYLTKPICEEELKKALEICLKSLKTSDSNIIKLDENTTFDSFNQTLFKNKEIVKLRKKELDLLSLLLKNRNRFVTYEEIENFVWYDSGMSKDALKTLIKNLKIKIPKDLIINLSGTGYKIELG, encoded by the coding sequence ATGCAAAAGAAAGATACTAAAAATATAAAACTATTATATGTAGAAGATGATGATATAGCCCGAGAAAACGGGGTTGAGTACCTAGAAAACTATTTTGATGAGATTTATGAAGCAAGTGATGCTTTAAGTGCTTTAAAAATTTATGAAAAACAAAAACCTCATATCATAATTACGGATATTCAAATGCCTAAATTAAATGGTTTGGAGTTTGTTAAAAGAATTAGACAAAAAGATAAACAGACTCAAGTAATTATTCTCTCTGCTTTTTCCACAAAAGAGTACCTTTTTGAAGCTATTGAATTACAATTAGTAAAATATCTTACTAAACCTATTTGTGAAGAGGAGTTAAAAAAAGCTCTTGAAATATGTTTAAAGAGTTTAAAAACTTCTGATTCAAATATTATAAAACTAGATGAAAATACAACTTTTGACAGTTTTAATCAAACACTATTTAAAAATAAGGAAATAGTTAAACTAAGAAAAAAAGAGTTAGATTTACTCTCTTTATTGCTTAAAAATAGAAATAGATTTGTCACATATGAAGAGATAGAAAATTTTGTTTGGTATGATAGTGGAATGAGTAAAGATGCTTTAAAAACTCTTATCAAAAATTTAAAAATAAAAATACCAAAGGATTTGATTATAAATCTATCAGGAACAGGTTATAAAATTGAACTTGGATAA